Within the Pseudomonas sp. SL4(2022) genome, the region ATCAGCAGCCGCCTGCTCACCGACCCTGGCTCCGTCACCCCACTGCTCAAACGCCTGGAAGCCGAAGGTCTGCTCAAGCGCACCCGCAGCAGTGTCGACGAGCGTGTAGTTGAGTTGTTCCTCACCGAGAAAGGCCGCGCCCTGCGCGAACAGGCCAAAAGCATCCCCAGCTGCATCCTCACCGCCACCCAGCAATCCACCGCGGAACTCGGCGCTCTGAGGGCTGAGTTGGTCGCCCTGCGCAGCAGCCTGCAACAGGCCGTGTAAGTACCTGGGCGACAGGCTGCCGCCCGCCTCGTCGTCCACATCGCGCCACTCTTACCCGTCATCCCCCTGCTCCAGTCGACAATTTCGTCCTGCCGCAGCTCTCGAAAAATCGCGCAACAGCCCGCCATTCCTCGCTTATGCCTAAACACAGCAGTGCTTATCGCAAAATCTTCAAAAAAATATATTGCGCGCAAAATTAATGCGAACTAGAGTTCGCCTCATCGAACTACTTGGCGCGCAAAATTTTAGCGCTAATAAACCGGCGACTAACCAACCAAACAACCCAGCAGCTGAGGAGAACCGTTATGCAAACCCTGATCACATTCACCATCGCCATCACGCTCTCCGCTGCCGTACTGGCGGACCACAGCCAGAAGCAGCAACAGGATGGCAAAGGCCTGCACCCAGAATGGCTGATCAACCACGCCGGCTGATCAACCACAGATACCGCAACACCTGCAACGCGTACCAACCCAAACTGACTTTAGAGGACTACCACCATGTCGATTCAAACCATTGCTTACCGTGCCTATGCAGAAGCCACCGGCGGCCGTGACGGCCGTGCCATTTCCTCCGACGGCATACTCGACGTCGCCCTGACCACCCCGAAAGAACTCGGCGGTGCTGGCGGCGCGGGCACTAACCCTGAGCAGCTGTTCGCTGCGGGCTACTCGGCTTGCTTTATCGGCGCGATGAAGTTCGTCGCGGGCCGCGACAAGCTGGCGATGCCAGCAGACGCCTCGATTGAAGGTGTCGTGGGCATCGGCGCGATTCCCAACGGTTTCGGCATCGAAGTCGAACTGCGCATCAGCCTGCCGGGCATGAACCGTGAGCAAGCGCAGACCCTGATCGAGCGTGCACACATCGTTTGCCCTTACTCCAATGCCACCCGCGGCAATATCGACGTCACCCTGACGCTGATCGACTAACTCACTACTCATCCGGCCGCTGCCAGTCAGCGGCTCGCCCCAGGAGGCTGAACATGAACATCAAACACCGTTTGTCGATCGCCGTACTCGCCCTTGCCGTCAACAGCGCGTTTGCCGCTGGTAGCCCAGGGGTGGAGCGTAATACTCAAGGTTTTCTCAATGCCCTCGCCGCTGGCGGTGGCAAGCCCCTCGAACAGCTGAGCCCGAAAGAGGCGCGCGCCGTATTGGTCGGCGCGCAGGCCGGGGTCAAGGTCGATGTATCGGGCATCAAGGTGGTCGACAAGACCATCGAGGTCGATGGCCAGTCGATCCAGCTGAAAGTCGTGCGCCCGGTCGATGCCCAGGGCACGCTGCCGGTCTTCATGTTCTTCCACGGTGGAGGCTGGATACTGGGCGACTACCCGACCCACGAACGTCTGATCCATGACTTGGTAGTGGGCTCTGGCGCGGCGGCGGTGTATGTCAATTACACCCCGTCACCCGAAGCCAAGTACCCGACCGCGATCAACCAGGCCTACGCCGCGACCCAGTGGGTGGCGCAGAACGGCGCGCAGATTGGTGTCGATGGCAAGCGTCTGGCAGTGGCCGGCAATAGTGTGGGCGGCAATATGGCTGCAGTCGTCAGCCTGATGGCCAAAGACAAAGGCACCCCAGCGATCAAATTCCAGCTGCTGATGTGGCCGGTAACTGACGCCAACTTAAACAACGCCTCCTATAACCAGTTCGCCGACGGTCACTTCCTCAGCAAGAGCCTGATGCAGTGGTTCTGGGATAACTACACCACCGACCCAAAACAGCGCGCCGAAATCTACGCCTCGCCGCTGCAGGCATCGGTGGAACAACTGAAAGGCTTACCGTCAGCCCTGGTGCAAACCGCCGAGTTCGACGTACTGCGTGACGAAGGCGAAGCCTATGCGCGCAAGCTAGATGCGGCGGGGGTCAACGTGACCTCCGTGCGCTACAACGGCATGATTCACGATTTCGGTTTGCTCAACGTGATCAGCCAGATCCCCGGCACGCAAAGCGCCATGCAGCAAGCTGCAGCCGCGCTGAAAGCTAGCCTCAAGTAACCCGCGTCACAACAGAACACTCCGATACGCTAGCGTACCGGGGCGTTCTGCTGTTCAAACGGCCTGGCATTACAGGTTACGCAGCAGGCCTTGCTGCAAAGCCTGGTCGAGCACCTGCTGCAACAGCGGCACAGCGAAGAATGCCAGCGGCGTTGCAACAGCCACTGCGCCGTATCATCCGGCAGCTGCTGCAACTCAACACCCAGGCATCCAGGCATCCAGGCATCCAGGCATCCAGGAATGGTCTGTATGAATTCAGCCAAGTCGTCCAGACACAATCCCTACTGTTCGGTGCGTCCCGCCCTGGCATGCAGGCAGAGCTGCCGCGACAACAACAGATGCAGCGAGATGGCGCATTCAGAGTTAGGCGATTTCTGGCGAATTAATGCCTGATCCTGCTATGTAGTACGCGCACGGCAGACGTGCCTGAAAAACCGGAATAGGCTGCTGGCAATCACAGAAGCTTTGCCCGATGCCATATCCTCTCGACGACAACCTGGCCCCGCGCCAGACAGAACTGGCGGCCTTGATCCAGCGGCAGTGCCCTGGTGATGGCCTGCATGGCACCACAATAGCGGACCTCGATGCAGCGTTCAGATACAAGAGGCCATGCAGCCCAGGAAAATAGCGACCTACCAGGGTTCGTCCCAATAAAAACATGAATAATTAACGTTAAGCCCAACACTCATGGTGAAAACGGCCTATGATGGTCGAGCTGAACTGTAGTAATCAGCAAAACCGCATAGGTGCTATGAGCACTCTGGCACCGCAATTCGTATCGATTTAAGAGACACACCATGGCAAATCGCGAAACTGGCACCGTCAAATGGTTCAACGATGAAAAAGGCTTCGGCTTCATTACCCCGACTAACGGTGGCGATGACCTGTTCGTGCACTTCAAAGCTATCCAAAGCGACGGTTTCAAAAGCCTGAAAGAAGGCCAGACTGTTACCTACGTGGCCGCCCGCGGTCAGAAAGGTATGCAAGCTGAAGAGGTACAGGTGGCCTAAGCCCCTGTCCGCTTGAAAACAAACCCCGCGCTCGCGGGGTTTGTTTTATCTGCAATCTGTCATTTGGGCTACAGGCCCATCTGCTTGCTGATGATCTCGTTCATGATCTCTCGTGAGCCACCGCCAATCGAGAGAATGCGATTGTCGCGGTACAGACGCTCCACCAGGCTTTCACGCATATAGCCCATGCCACCCATGATTTGCACAGCGTCGTAGGTCAGTCGGTCGGCAATGTCAGTGGCGAAGTTCTTAGCCATGGAGATTTCCTTGATCACGCTTTTACCTGCCGCCATTTTCGCTGCCTGCCGGTAAGTGAACTCCCAGGACACCTCCAACTGGGTCGCCATCTCAGCTAAACGGTGCTTGAGCACCTGAAACTTGCCGATGGGCTTACCGAACGCCTCACGCGACTTGGCCCAGCGCATCGACTCTTCCAGCGCCAATTGCGCCGTCATATTGGCCATGATCGCCAACGACAGGCGTTCACTCTGGAAATTGGCCATGATGCAAGCAAAGCCCATGTTCTCCGCACCGATCAGGTTATCCACCGGCACTTTGCAATCTTCGAAGAACAGCTCGGCCGTGTCGGATGCCCACCAGCCCATTTTCTTCAGCTTGCGGCCGACCGTGAAACCCGGCGTCCCCTTTTCAACCAGTAGCAGGCTGACCCCCGCAAAACCATCCCTCCCAGTTCGCACGGCAACGGTGTAGTAGTCCGCACGCACCCCACTGGTGATAAAGGTCTTGCTGCCGCTCACTCGGTAATAATCGCCATCACGTACCGCGCGGGTTTTCAAATTAGCCACATCAGAGCCGCCGGAAGGTTCGGTCACTGCAAGGGCCATGATTTTCTCACCTGCCAACACCTGCGGCACGATGCGCTCTCGCAGCGCCGGCTTGGCCCACTTGACCACTGGCGGCAGACCGATATCCAGAGAACCAAGCCCCGCAACCAGGCCGCCAGAGCCTGAACGCATCAACTCCTCGCTGGCAGCCACTTTGGCAAAAACATCGCCCTCATGACTGCCGCCAAAGGCTTCTGGATAGCCGATACCGAGAATCCCGGCGGCCCCGGCCTTGAGATAAAGCTCGCGAGGAAACTCCTCGGCCTCTTCCCAATCGTTGATATACGGCAGGATTTCCCGCTCGACAAAACGCCTGACAGAATCACGCACCAATTGGTGGGACTCATCAAAATATTCCTGAGAAGCAGACATGAGGGTATTTCCACTGAGGTTTCAGGGAAATTACCAAGCGCTTGCTTGGTTTACAAGAAGAGGATCACGCCATGTACAAGGGCAATCAAGCCGTAAGCGATTGCGTCAAAGCAGAATCGGCCGGCGCCCCGCAATCGAGTGCGCCAGGGTTCCGCCATCCACCAACTCAAGTTCGCCACCCAGAGGCATGCCGTGAGCAATGCGCGATGCGATAAGCCCCTTGCCGGCCAGTAGCTGTGCAATGTAGTGAGCTGTTGCCTCCCCCTCCACAGTCGGGTTGGTCGCCAAAATCACCTCACTGAAGGAGCCGGCTTCAATACGCGCAAGCAACTCGGGAATACCGATGGCTTCCGGCCCCAGGCCATCAAGCGGAGAAAGATGCCCCTTGAGCACGAAGTAGCGCCCGCGAAAGCCCGTGTGCTCCACTGCATAGACATCCATAGGCCCTTCAACCACGCACAGCAAGCTGTCGTCACGCCGCGGGTCGAGGCACAGCTGGCAGACCTCATCTTCACTCAGGCTGCGGCACTGCTTGCAGTGACCGACCCCCTCCATTGCCTGGGTCAGCGCCTGTGCCAGGCGTAACGCGCCATGCCGATCACGCTCAAGCAGCTGCAAAGCCATTCGCTGAGCCGTCTTTTGCCCAACCCCAGGCAGGGTGCGCAATGAGTCGATCAGATGGCGAATCAGCGGGCTAAAACTCATAGCAGGACAACTCAAGGGCAACAGCGATTGGGAGGAACCGACAGCGGCCGGCATGGGCAGTGCAGCCATGCCGGCCGTAAAGCTTTTAGAACGGCATTTTGAAGCCAGGCGGCAGTTGCATGCCGGCGGTCATCCCGGCCATTTTGTCCTGGCTGTTCTGCTCAACCTTGCGCACCGCATCGTTCACGGCGGCGGCGATCAGGTCTTCCAGCACTTCTTTGTCTTCTTGCATCAGGCTGTCGTCCAGAGTGATGCGTTTGACGTCATGGCGGCCAGTCATCACCACGCTGACCAGACCGGCACCGGATTGCCCGGTGACCTCAGCATTGGCCAACTCTTCCTGCATCTTTTGCATCTTTTCCTGCATCTGCTGTGCCTGCTTCATCAGGCCGGCCATGCCACCTTTCATCATGGTGCAAATCCTCGGTAATCAGGGGTTAACGGAAATATCCAGGGGTTCAATGCTGTCCGCCCGGACAACCGCGGCGAACTGCTGAATCATTTGTTGGATCACAGGATCCTGGTGAATCGATGCTTCGGCTTCACGCTGGCGATTGGCCCGCTTGCGCGCGGCCGCTTGCGCCGGGGTTTCCTGTTCAGGCTTGCGCAACTCGATCTGTACCTTGAGTTCGCGACCATGAAACTGGTTGAGCGCATCATTCAAGCGACGCTGCTGAGTGGGGTTGAACAGCGCCGAATGGGCGGGATCCAAGTGCAAAAGCCAGTGATCACCATCTACAGACATCAGCGTGCAGTTGGCACCAATGCTTCCGGTCATCCCCGACAAGCCAAGCTTGGGGAACAGCTCCAGCCAGTCGGCAGCCAAACCAGTGGCCGGCTGCGCGGCAGGCAGCACTTCAGGCTCGACCGACGCATCGCGCTTGGCGGCATCAAAGTCATAATCGAATGAATCGGCATCCATTTCGACATAGTCGTAGTCGCCCAAGGGCGGCTCATCATCGTCAACATCGACTACAGGCGCGGCAGCAGCCTGCTCAGGCTCAGGCGATACAACTGGCGCTGGCGCAGCCAGCGCAACCTCTGTAACAGGCTGGACAACCATAGCCGGGACCCGCTGCGGTTCTTCCCAAGGCAAATCGACGACGACCGCAACCTCAGGTTCAACGGCCGGTATCGCAGCAGCCTCGGCACGTTGCTCAGGCGCTGGCTGAACAGCCATATAGGCCGGTTCAGGTGCAGGAGAATCCAGCGCCTCCGGCACTTGTGCAACCCCTACAGCGGCAGGCGACTGGGGTGTGACAACAGGTAGAACAGCGGCGACTGGTGCAACAGCAACACTGGCCGGTACTGGTATAGCAGCACCGGCCACTGGGTTGATCGCGGGATCAGCAGTGGCCTGACTAATCCCCAGCGGCTTTAGCGCCACCCTAGGTGCAGCGCTGGTGTCCGCGGGGCGGAACGCCAACATACGCAGCAGCACCATCTCGAAGCCGCTGCGTGGATCGGGTGACAGTGGCAGGTCTCGGCGACCGATCAAGCCCATCTGATAGTAGAACTGGACATCTTCAGCGGGCAGGACCCGCGCCAGTTCAAGCACGCGGTCACGATCACCCTGACCATTGTCTACGGCTTCAGGCAATGCCTGAGCGATAGCCACACGGTGCAGCACATTCAGTATCTCGGCCAACACGCCATTCCAGTCCGGACCTTGTTCGGCAAGATGACGTACGGCCTCGATCAAGCTGCGAGCATCGCCCTCCAGCAAAGCGTGCAGCACGCCATAAACCTGACCATGGTCTAAGGTCCCCAGCATTGCACGCACATCAGCAGCGAGCACCCGGCCCTCGCCAAAGGCAATTGCCTGATCGGTGAGGCTCATGGCGTCACGCATGGAACCGTCGGCGGCACGCCCGAGCAGCCACAGCGCATCGTTCTCGAACGGAATCTGCTCTGCCGTCAGTACATGGGTCAAGTGATCAACCACGCGCTCTGGTGGCATGTTCTTCAGTGAGAACTGCAAGCAACGCGACAGTACGGTGACCGGAAGTTTCTGCGGATCAGTAGTGGCCAGGAGGAACTTGACGTGAGGTGGCGGCTCTTCCAGGGTCTTCAGCAACGCGTTGAATGAGCTGGTCGAGAGCATGTGCACTTCGTCGATCAAGTAGACCTTGAAACGTCCACGACTAGGCGAGTACTGCACGTTATCCAGCAACTCACGTGTATCTTCAACCTTGGTACGGCTGGCGGCGTCGACTTCAATCAAATCGACAAAGCGCCCTTCGTCGATTTCCCGACAGATCGAGCACACACCGCAGGGAGTCGAGCTGATCCCCGTTTCACAATTCAGGCACTTGGCGATAATTCGCGCAATAGTGGTCTTGCCTACACCGCGAGTCCCCGTGAACAAATAGGCATGATGCAAACGCTGGCTATCAAGCGCATTGATCAGCGCCTTAAGCACATGGGTTTGACCAACCATTTCGTTGAACGAGCGCGGACGCCACTTGCGTGCAAGAACCTGATAACTCATCGAAACCCGTCACGAGAGGAAAGCAAAAGTGGGCTAATCCTAACGGAGCATGGGGCAAATTGCATCCGATGCGCAGCCCGCATGAAGCAGGAGCAAAACCAGGCAGCAGATTATCCTGGCGAAAAAACGATCAATCGATTATCATCCCCACCGTTCGTACCACGCTGTAAGTCAATTAGGCCTCTGGCCCACCTTGCTGGTTTCCAGGCAAAGAGCGCATTGCCCCATCAATGCCGCACAGCTCTCGCCCATGACCCCAACCTGCTGACTGATCTGGCCATCACGCGCAAGCGCTGATTCAAGCCCGCCTCCGAAGTACCGACCCGCACAGCCCTAAAGGGAACTTGTGCGCGTAGTCCAGCTCCAACACAGACATGCAATCGACTCAACAAGTCGACAGCCTGGAGCTTTATTCAGCGCAATGACGCGCACGTTGTTTTAGGAAGTACCAAAAGAATGAATACACAACACCAAATTCAGGATGCTATTCGCACCCTATCCAGTGCATTTGCACCCTTTGATTGCCGCATTCTGGCTGCCCGCAAAGGCTGTTTCAGCTTCACCATCGTCAACCATGCCGGCATCGCCCAGCATAGCCAGCGCCTGTACCCTGGCCAGTACAGCGGTGCACACCTGCAGCAAGTAATTGAACGCGCACGCCAATCCTTGACGGTCTGAGCACAAACAGACGAACTATCGTGCCATCCTGAGGTCTGAATCGATCACCCTCAGGATGGAGCATCGTCATGGATAGCCTTAACCGCGAACTTGTTGAACAACTGTTCGCGCCACTGCGCGCCACCTTCAGCCCACCACGCCCAGACGGTGGCGTGATCCTTTCACTGCTGGATGCCAGTGACACGACCGCCTACAGCCGCGTACTCAGCGCCGCCCAGCGTGCAGACCCACAAGCCTTTGCACAAAGTCTGGAAGACATCCGCCTTGAGCTCGCCATGCGCTCCGGCAGCATTCCCGCCGATATGCGCAAGGCGCTCAAAGAACAGGACAGCGTACTCAGCTATCACGCCAACTGAATCAGGCAGAGGCCCCGCGCTACGCCGGGTCTCGCCTACCCATCAAGCACCGCTTAGCACAGCCGCATACGTGAAAAGAGCTACGGAAGAAAACGCGCAGAATATTTGCGTACAGCAGCAGGCGACTGGCCGAAAGCCATGCCAAGAATATAGAAGCTAAAAAGAGGAATACCGATACTGGCGTATGCTGACAGGCTAGACCCGTATATTTCTTAGCCAGTAGGTGGAGGCAACCCCACCAGCCACACCTCGGCACACAATGTCACCGCTGCGGCTGCTCCCTTCCAGGCCTGACCGGGTTCACGGCTGATCGTTGCGAGGGGACCGGCAGGGCCACCATAACGCAGCTCACCTCCTCTACATAGAGGGTTTCAGGCTGAGGCTACGTCCTGATTCGGTTCTTCACCGACCACACGAAATTGAATTCGACGTCATTTTAGGCCAACCACCAGGGAGGCCAGCAAGCCATGCTTGTACCACCAACATGCCTCACTTTTGTACCACCTGGCGGACGGCGCAAAACCAGCGGGATATGATCCGGCAGAGCAGCATCAACCCCGCCACCTGGTTTGGCATTACATGCGCCACCAGATCCCGTGTATGCCAAGGATACCCAAGCAAATATGGCCAAGAATGCCCCCCGAAAATGGTACGTCGTCTGGGCAGGACGCATCCCTGGCATCTATCAGGACTGGGCAAGTTGCAAGTTACAGACTGATGGTTTCCCCGGAGCACGTTTCAAAAGCTTCAGTTCGCAGGCGGAGGCAGAGGCAGCTTTCGGGTCGAAGCCCACTGCCAGTTCTTCTGGCCGCCCTGCCAATTCCCGTGCAACTCCAGGCCGGGCCAAATCAGGCCTAACTACCCTATCGAAGCACCAAATTGGAAAAGTAGAAGCCGACGTCAAAATCTTCGTCGATGGCGGGTGCAATCCGAACCCTGGTGAAGCTGGTTCCGGTGCGGCCGTCTACAAGCATGGCGTTCTGTCGAGTCTGTGGTATGGCAGGTACCAGCCGAAGGGTACAAACAATACCGCTGAACTGGCTGCGCTTCACTTTGGGCTGGTACTCGCCGGAGAGGAAATCAACAAAGGACTTAGCGCAGCTGTATTCGCCGACTCAGAGTATGCCATCAAGTGCATTACCCAGTATGCAGCAGGCTGGGAGAGCATGGGTTGGAAGCGTAAAGCTGGTGACATCAAGAACCTTGAGCAGATCCAGGAAATCTACACTGTCTACTTGCAGATGAAAGATAAGGTCGAGGTCCATCACGTTAATGGACACATTGGTATCGAGGGCAACGAGCTCGCCGACCGTATGTCTTTGCTGGCCGTTAACGAGATTGAGGTGGGCTGGCGCCGGTATCCTGAGCCGATAATCATTGATGATGTCTTAGGCATGCGGGCCGATACGGCTAAAAGCTGGAGTTACTAAGCAAGGGTTGCTTCATCGGTAAGCAGAGTCAGTATGTAGCTTTCAGTTTTGTTATAGAGCCGGCGTTTCACATTTAATCGGACAGGCAGGCCTAACTACTAGTGCCCGCCATTTAGCCGCTGACAACAATCTGCAGACTCCAGCCTTAAGCATCAGGCCGAAGTCGGCCAAAAACGGCCTGTTTCCACTTAAAAAATCTGTCCCCTAGTCCGTCAATAACCACTCAACACAACCGGTTGAATGAGTGTGCGCAAAATTATGCACTCTGAATCCAATGACCAGGAATAAGGCCGTCACCTTTACGCTCCCAGGCCTCGACACTCACAGTGCCATCAACCTCGCCCCAGATGTCAGGCCCGGCATGTTCTAGCACTATGATCTGAACAAAATGATTAGCACGCTTAAGACCCTCCGCGAGAACTTCGAAGATGCGACGGGTCGCGATAACATCAGCTAGCCTAGCCTGGCTAACAGCCTCAAAGCCCTCATCTAGTGCGTTGGCCCCACCAGTGCTACTCGGGAAATAAACCTGACTTGGCTGATCGATCACAATGAAGCTGAATGGGGGAAGATTACGATTCTCTTTCTTGGAAAGGTATTCATGGATCCCCAAGAACGTTGCAATGTGATATCCCATCCAGTTGGCACCACTCCCAATCTCCCACAAATAATCCTTCTTGCCTTCCGACTCGAAGCGAAGCGTGAGTTCTTTCCTATCCAGATATATCTGAGCACCAGGGGTGCCATTCAAACCAAACTGATTGGCGTAGTCATCAAACATGGGGGACAGCTGGGCATCTACCTTTCTTTCCTGCTCAGCCATATCAGTCGACGACATCACGAAATTGTAGTGCCGGATCAGCTTTTCTAACTCAATCGTGCGCTTCAACAGACTTTCGTCAGCCGCTGAGCCGTCGAGTTGCTTGAGGAGTCGGCTGATTTCTCCTGCGACGTAGTAGATCTGGCCTATTGCGGTGTGGGTACGCTCATCTTCCAGAACCAGGCGATTCTGCTCGCGCTTTAACCGAGACAACTCGCGCTCCTCCTTCGCTCGCTGCCGCTTTAGGATAGACAGCTGCTTGTCGACGACCGGATTGTCACGAAGCGCATCGGAGATCCGAGTGACCTTGTTGACCTTCTCTTCCAGATTCTCAATGACCATGGGTAGCACGTTTGTGAACGAGCCGCAGGCTACGCAATGCCCGCCTTCCGATACGCTCTGCTTGAGCCAGTCGAGCCCGATGACATGAGATTTCTCGGTCTCGATCGCCGCGACGAATCGCTTGCTGGTTAGGGCGAGTTGATCGAAACCATCGATTTTAGCGTCTAGGTCATCAACGATTTGCTGCTGCTTGGCGACCGCCTCAATGATCTCTTTGAGCTTTTGAGAGATATGCAGCCTTTGAGGCTCCAGTAGTGTCTGCTCAAGCCTCCCTTCATGCGTAGCGGTCAATACACGCTTAAGGAGCTCCGCTTTTTCTTGGCCCGATGAACTGGATGTCGGAAGCAGCCCCAGTTGAATGCAGCGATCGAACAATTGATCGACGTCGGAATAATGGGTCGCCTTGGCGGCATCGTGTACCGCCATTTGTTTGCGAAGCCTATCCTGCTCACGCAATGCCTCGTCCCGACGTCGCTCGTTCATCACGTAAGTGGCGTCAACCATCCCCAACGCGTAGGGCATTGCCCGGGTCAGACGCTCTTTGTGAGCGAACGAGTCGGTTTTGAAAAACAGGGTATTGGGGTTAGCAACGATGTGCTGCGGCAGGAAGTTGAACGCGGCCATGTCTCGGTAGGAGCTTCGACGATCAAAACTGGACGGCTCCTCATCGTCCGAGTGTGGCAGATCACTTACCCGAACCATGCCATCGAAAGCAGCCTTATACTGATTTAGCGAATGGGTTTTGGCGACGGTATCGGGGATGCTGTCATCGTCGGCGAGCTTCATGGACAGATCGTTGGAACCTTGAGAATTACCTGGAGTACGCCGTGCAACAATATAGATATCATCCAAAAGGCGGATTTTCAGGCCGAACCATTCAACCGTATCGCGGATGATCCCGATCGGGATTTGGCACTTAGTTGCACCAAGTACGTAGTCGATGATGTGGACGATTGACGACTTACCAGTGCCGCTCAATCCGTGGATGATGTTGATCTTCCCTTCATGGAAGGGAATGACTCGTGGCTCCATGCCAGGTTGCCGAGGCCAGAGGATGACAGCGTCAATCGTGAATTTCATTGGGAATCCCAAACAAGAGCTTGTACAGATTTTCTGTGGACTCGGTAGCGAACCACTTGGCGAGCCTCTCGGTGGTTTGCATCATCGCAGTAGGAATCGTGTTTTTGATGCCCCTCGGCCAGCGATCGACAAGTACCTGAAATCTCACACCGGTAGCCGTCGAATCAACTTTCCCAATTAGTCGTGTGGATACCGCGAGATTGAGCCCCTGCAATGTGGCACCTGCATGAGCGGCAACCCTTTGCTGAAGGTCGATCTTCAAGACGGGCGACTCTCTGAGTACCGCCGCCAAGGCTGATCGGGCGTTACGTTTGCTTAACTCCTCACGCGAGCTTTCGCTCCAGGCCAGAGGTAGTACCAGCATCAATTTCGATAGATCGGGTGTCTGGCCAGATGCGGCGTCCTGATATTGACCAATGAAGTGAGTCAACAGAAAGCATGCCAATGACGAGTTGTGGATTAACTGAAGATCCAAGTACGCCTCACTCACGTCTCACCTTCCGTCTCCGAAGCGTCACGGTGCCAATGGATGGGCGACTGTGTTTCAACACCATTGACCATCCGGTGATATGACCCACTGAACAGGTATTGGGCCGATGAGTTCATCCGCCCAACCTTCATTGTGGGAAAAGTCTCAGGGAAGAGGGTTTTAGCCAGCACGGCTTTATAATCTGGGATATCGAAT harbors:
- a CDS encoding ribonuclease H family protein, whose amino-acid sequence is MAKNAPRKWYVVWAGRIPGIYQDWASCKLQTDGFPGARFKSFSSQAEAEAAFGSKPTASSSGRPANSRATPGRAKSGLTTLSKHQIGKVEADVKIFVDGGCNPNPGEAGSGAAVYKHGVLSSLWYGRYQPKGTNNTAELAALHFGLVLAGEEINKGLSAAVFADSEYAIKCITQYAAGWESMGWKRKAGDIKNLEQIQEIYTVYLQMKDKVEVHHVNGHIGIEGNELADRMSLLAVNEIEVGWRRYPEPIIIDDVLGMRADTAKSWSY
- a CDS encoding DUF3732 domain-containing protein, with the translated sequence MKFTIDAVILWPRQPGMEPRVIPFHEGKINIIHGLSGTGKSSIVHIIDYVLGATKCQIPIGIIRDTVEWFGLKIRLLDDIYIVARRTPGNSQGSNDLSMKLADDDSIPDTVAKTHSLNQYKAAFDGMVRVSDLPHSDDEEPSSFDRRSSYRDMAAFNFLPQHIVANPNTLFFKTDSFAHKERLTRAMPYALGMVDATYVMNERRRDEALREQDRLRKQMAVHDAAKATHYSDVDQLFDRCIQLGLLPTSSSSGQEKAELLKRVLTATHEGRLEQTLLEPQRLHISQKLKEIIEAVAKQQQIVDDLDAKIDGFDQLALTSKRFVAAIETEKSHVIGLDWLKQSVSEGGHCVACGSFTNVLPMVIENLEEKVNKVTRISDALRDNPVVDKQLSILKRQRAKEERELSRLKREQNRLVLEDERTHTAIGQIYYVAGEISRLLKQLDGSAADESLLKRTIELEKLIRHYNFVMSSTDMAEQERKVDAQLSPMFDDYANQFGLNGTPGAQIYLDRKELTLRFESEGKKDYLWEIGSGANWMGYHIATFLGIHEYLSKKENRNLPPFSFIVIDQPSQVYFPSSTGGANALDEGFEAVSQARLADVIATRRIFEVLAEGLKRANHFVQIIVLEHAGPDIWGEVDGTVSVEAWERKGDGLIPGHWIQSA
- a CDS encoding three component ABC system middle component; translation: MSEAYLDLQLIHNSSLACFLLTHFIGQYQDAASGQTPDLSKLMLVLPLAWSESSREELSKRNARSALAAVLRESPVLKIDLQQRVAAHAGATLQGLNLAVSTRLIGKVDSTATGVRFQVLVDRWPRGIKNTIPTAMMQTTERLAKWFATESTENLYKLLFGIPNEIHD